Proteins encoded in a region of the Candidatus Fusobacterium pullicola genome:
- a CDS encoding LrgB family protein, producing MEGITNNPLFGVIISLVAFEIGKFIFGKTKLAILNPLLIATVIVMGFLHFFHISVGDYMLGGNLIVFFLAPATVVLAIPLFQQVDLLKKHFIPILGGGIVGAVVAILSVIILGKVLGIDHQILVSFMPKSITTPIGIELSKMLGGIPSLTVFAIVITGITGNVTAPFIYSIFKIRNPIARGLGLGISSHAVGTSRAIEMGKVEGAMSALSIVIAGILTIILAPILNIFL from the coding sequence ATGGAAGGAATAACAAATAATCCACTTTTTGGAGTAATAATAAGCCTTGTAGCTTTTGAAATAGGAAAATTTATATTTGGTAAAACTAAGTTGGCAATACTTAATCCTCTATTGATAGCAACAGTAATTGTTATGGGGTTTTTACATTTTTTTCATATATCAGTTGGGGATTATATGTTAGGAGGAAATCTAATAGTTTTCTTTTTGGCTCCTGCTACAGTTGTACTAGCTATACCACTTTTTCAACAGGTAGATTTATTGAAAAAACATTTTATCCCAATATTAGGTGGGGGGATAGTAGGGGCTGTAGTGGCTATACTTTCAGTTATAATACTTGGAAAAGTTTTAGGAATAGATCATCAAATATTGGTATCTTTTATGCCTAAATCAATAACTACACCAATTGGAATAGAGCTTTCAAAGATGTTAGGTGGAATTCCATCACTTACAGTTTTTGCAATAGTTATTACAGGAATAACAGGAAATGTGACAGCTCCTTTTATATATTCAATTTTTAAAATAAGAAATCCAATAGCTAGAGGATTAGGACTTGGAATATCTAGTCATGCCGTGGGGACAAGTAGAGCTATTGAGATGGGAAAAGTAGAAGGGGCTATGAGTGCACTTTCTATAGTAATAGCTGGAATACTTACAATAATATTAGCTCCAATATTAAATATATTCTTATAA
- a CDS encoding CidA/LrgA family protein has translation MIKEFLLIFIINYIGVILTEILHLPIPGTITGMLLLFALLYFKILKLSHIENAGNFLLLNMTIFFLPPSVNLIESLYLLKTGIFKILFLVIFSTLLTMVVTAWTVQYLIERGERK, from the coding sequence ATGATTAAAGAATTTTTACTGATATTTATTATAAACTACATAGGAGTAATTCTAACAGAGATTTTGCATCTACCTATTCCTGGAACTATTACAGGGATGTTATTACTGTTTGCGTTACTATATTTTAAGATTTTAAAACTTTCTCATATAGAGAATGCTGGGAACTTTTTACTTTTAAATATGACAATATTTTTTCTACCTCCTTCAGTGAATCTGATAGAGAGCTTATATTTATTGAAAACAGGAATATTTAAAATCTTATTTTTAGTAATTTTTTCAACACTATTAACTATGGTGGTTACAGCTTGGACTGTACAGTATCTTATTGAAAGAGGAGAGAGAAAATAA
- the lysS gene encoding lysine--tRNA ligase, with translation MERYFDRIANDALVMEKWKRVEELKEMGIKPFGEKFDKKNMIGDILTHTPEEELTFKTAGRIMAYRGKGKTAFVHIEDISGRVQVYLRQDELGEENYALVKKIGVGDIIGVEGKLFLTSTGELTIRASVVTLLCKNIRSLPEKFHGLTDIETRYRKRYVDLIMNKDVRDTFVKRTKIISGIRRILDGKGFLEVETPLMHPILGGAAARPFITHHNTLDIDLYMRIAPELYLKRLIVGGMERVYELGRNFRNEGMSTRHNPEFTMMELYQSYADYKDMMDLAEEIISTLAKEILGTSTITYNGKEIVLENFKRVHMVDLVKEVTGVDFWNKDITFEEAKALAKEHHVEVPDHMNTVGHIINQFFEEKCEATIVQPTFVYGHPVEISPLAKRNEEDPRFTDRFELFIDAREYANAFSELQDPADQRGRFEAQVEEAERGNDEATPVIDDDFVEALEYGLPPTGGMGIGIDRLIMLLTNSESIRDVLYFPQMKPRD, from the coding sequence ATGGAGAGATATTTTGATAGGATAGCTAATGATGCTCTTGTTATGGAAAAATGGAAAAGAGTAGAAGAGCTAAAAGAGATGGGAATAAAACCATTTGGAGAGAAGTTCGATAAGAAGAACATGATAGGAGACATTTTAACTCATACTCCAGAAGAGGAATTAACATTTAAAACTGCTGGAAGAATAATGGCATACAGAGGAAAAGGAAAAACTGCTTTCGTTCACATTGAGGATATCAGTGGAAGAGTTCAAGTTTACCTAAGACAAGATGAGTTAGGAGAGGAAAACTACGCTCTTGTTAAAAAAATCGGAGTAGGAGATATCATAGGAGTAGAGGGAAAACTTTTCCTTACTTCAACAGGAGAGCTAACTATAAGAGCTTCAGTAGTAACTCTACTTTGTAAAAATATAAGATCGTTACCTGAAAAGTTCCACGGACTTACAGATATCGAAACAAGATATAGAAAAAGATATGTAGACCTTATAATGAATAAAGATGTAAGAGATACATTTGTAAAAAGAACAAAAATTATATCAGGAATTAGAAGAATATTAGATGGAAAAGGATTCTTAGAGGTAGAAACTCCATTAATGCACCCAATCTTAGGAGGAGCTGCTGCAAGACCATTCATCACTCACCACAATACTCTTGATATAGATCTATATATGAGAATTGCTCCAGAATTATACCTAAAAAGATTAATCGTTGGAGGAATGGAAAGAGTATATGAATTAGGAAGAAACTTCAGAAACGAGGGAATGAGTACAAGACACAACCCTGAGTTTACAATGATGGAATTATACCAATCATATGCTGATTATAAAGATATGATGGATTTAGCAGAGGAGATAATCAGTACTCTAGCTAAGGAGATATTAGGAACTTCAACTATCACTTACAATGGAAAAGAGATAGTATTAGAGAACTTTAAAAGAGTTCATATGGTTGACTTAGTAAAAGAAGTTACAGGAGTAGACTTCTGGAATAAGGATATCACTTTTGAAGAAGCAAAAGCTTTAGCAAAAGAGCATCATGTAGAAGTACCTGATCACATGAATACAGTTGGACACATTATCAACCAATTCTTCGAAGAGAAATGTGAAGCAACTATAGTTCAACCTACATTCGTTTATGGACACCCTGTAGAGATATCTCCACTTGCTAAGAGAAATGAAGAAGATCCAAGATTTACAGATAGATTTGAGTTATTCATAGACGCTAGAGAATATGCAAATGCTTTCTCTGAGTTACAAGATCCAGCTGACCAAAGAGGAAGATTTGAAGCTCAAGTTGAAGAGGCAGAAAGAGGAAACGACGAAGCTACTCCAGTAATAGATGATGACTTCGTAGAAGCACTAGAATATGGACTTCCACCTACAGGAGGAATGGGAATTGGAATAGATAGACTTATCATGTTATTAACTAACTCTGAGTCTATTAGAGACGTATTATACTTCCCACAAATGAAACCAAGAGACTAG